Proteins from a single region of Corylus avellana chromosome ca11, CavTom2PMs-1.0:
- the LOC132166152 gene encoding G-type lectin S-receptor-like serine/threonine-protein kinase LECRK1: MMPILFFPFLLLSAIFAQQRQSHVKPGSFLTPTTNSSWPSPSGLYAFGFYKQGNDYAVGIFLAGLPQKTVVWTANRDIPPVPSDSKLNFTSDGRLVLQSAQGAETSLASFPEDASSLSMLDTGNFVLLNSANQMVWQSFDFPTDTFLPTQKLFHGQVLYSSISETNKSTGLFRVLMQEDGWLAMYPVGTPYTLEYGYWGGGISGQRNDVVLHLEVNGHLYLINGAGTIIVNMTDGYPAKDVVYRLTIDPDGILRLYSHDMNRNQNWTVKWFAPNDDACKPKGLCGLNAYCLLVDLQVGCKCLPQFEPVNKDDRSSGCQRNFTMESCKSDRYAMKAVLNTVWENNSYSVITSTTQENCGEACLRECNCEAALFKDGVCTKQKLPLRFGRRDQKDSTVTLIKVGTSTKR, from the coding sequence ATGATGCCAATTCtcttcttcccttttcttcttctctcagcTATTTTCGCTCAACAGCGGCAATCCCATGTAAAGCCAGGCTCTTTCTTGACGCCAACCACCAACTCTTCTTGGCCATCTCCTTCCGGTCTATATGCCTTTGGATTCTACAAGCAAGGCAACGATTATGCTGTCGGCATTTTTCTTGCCGGTCTTCCCCAGAAGACAGTCGTTTGGACAGCCAACCGAGACATACCTCCAGTTCCCTCTGATTCTAAACTGAATTTCACAAGTGATGGACGCCTGGTTCTTCAATCGGCACAAGGCGCAGAGACAAGCCTCGCCAGTTTTCCGGAAGATGCAAGCTCACTGTCGATGCTTGACACGGGCAACTTTGTTCTCCTTAATTCTGCAAATCAGATGGTATGGCAGAGTTTCGACTTTCCAACGGACACCTTTTTGCCAACTCAGAAACTTTTCCATGGGCAAGTGTTGTATTCCAGTATTTCAGAAACCAACAAGTCAACCGGCTTATTTCGGGTGTTGATGCAAGAAGATGGATGGCTGGCGATGTACCCAGTTGGAACTCCATACACGCTTGAATATGGTTATTGGGGAGGTGGTATAAGTGGGCAAAGAAATGACGTGGTTCTGCATCTTGAAGTCAATGGTCATCTCTATTTGATCAATGGCGCTGGCACTATTATAGTGAATATGACAGACGGATATCCTGCAAAAGATGTGGTCTACCGATTGACAATTGACCCCGATGGGATCTTGCGGCTATACTCCCACGATATGAATCGGAATCAAAATTGGACGGTCAAATGGTTTGCTCCAAATGATGACGCGTGTAAGCCAAAGGGTCTATGTGGGCTTAATGCATATTGTCTTTTAGTTGATCTACAAGTTGGTTGCAAATGTCTTCCTCAATTTGAACCGGTTAACAAGGACGATAGGAGTTCAGGGTGTCAAAGGAATTTCACTATGGAGAGTTGCAAAAGTGACAGATATGCCATGAAAGCAGTGCTGAATACCGTATGGGAAAATAATAGTTATTCTGTTATCACATCGACAACCCAAGAGAATTGCGGAGAAGCATGTTTGCGGGAGTGCAACTGTGAAGCTGCGTTGTTCAAAGACGGGGTGTGCACAAAACAAAAGCTTCCTTTGCGGTTTGGGAGAAGAGATCAAAAAGACTCAACCGTAACCCTTATCAAGGTAGGTACATCTACAAAACGTTAA